One Punica granatum isolate Tunisia-2019 chromosome 3, ASM765513v2, whole genome shotgun sequence genomic window carries:
- the LOC116201181 gene encoding HD domain-containing protein 2 — MWSGSRALILCRPSPLAFLAPTFIPSSTHSRRLRLPPWAPSRLMASTSPPSVAGSDAIDPQSHDNGAPPARSPSSSSTSPSPSAASAVDFLTLCHRLKATKRAGWVKREVKDPESIADHMYRMGIMALIASDMPGIDRDRCVKMAIVHDIAEAIVGDITPTDGVPKLEKSRREREALDHMCKLLGGGPRAKELESLWMEYEENSTPEAKVVKDFDKVEMILQALEYETEQGKDLEEFFQSTVGKFQTDVGKAWALEIASRRKQR; from the exons ATGTGGAGTGGAAGCCGAGCTCTGATCCTCTGCAGACCGTCTCCGCTCGCCTTCCTTGCTCCCACGTTCATCCCCTCCTCCACTCACTCCCGCCGCCTCCGGCTACCCCCCTGGGCTCCCTCCCGCCTCATGGCCTCCACCTCACCCCCTTCCGTCGCCGGTAGCGACGCCATCGATCCTCAGAGCCACGATAACGGTGCTCCTCCTGCTCGctctccttcctcctcctctacCTCGCCTTCCCCCTCCGCGGCCTCCGCTGTCGACTTTCTCACTCTCTGTCATCGCCTCAAG GCGACGAAAAGAGCTGGGTGGGTTAAAAGAGAAGTTAAGGATCCGGAGTCTATAGCTGATCATATGTACCGAATGGGAATTATGGCTCTCATTGCTTCGGATATGCCCGGCATTGACCGGGACAG GTGCGTAAAAATGGCGATTGTGCATGATATTGCCGAAG CTATTGTTGGAGATATAACCCCTACCGATGGGGTCCCAAAGCTTGAgaagagtcgaagagagcGAGAAGCATTGGATCACATGTGCAAATTGCTTGGTGGAGGGCCAAGAG CGAAGGAACTAGAATCATTGTGGATGGAATACGAAGAGAACTCCACACCAGAGGCTAAGGTTGTTAAGGATTTCGACAAG GTAGAGATGATTCTTCAAGCATTAGAGTATGAAACTG AGCAAGGGAAGGATCTTGAGGAGTTTTTCCAGTCAACTGTTG GGAAGTTTCAGACGGATGTAGGAAAAGCTTGGGCTTTGGAGATAGCATCGAGAAGGAAACAGAGGTAG
- the LOC116200036 gene encoding UDP-glucuronate 4-epimerase 1, producing the protein MPSIQDELLPSTPGKFKIDHRGSHHRQLHRCFASTSTMFLWALFLIALTASYLSFQSFIDTGNRYFAASWGGIQWERQVRNSAQIHRSGGMSVLVTGAAGFVGTHVSLALKKRGDGVVGLDNFNSYYDPSLKKARKAMLQDHGVFVVEGDINDTRLLAKLFDVVAFTHVMHLAAQAGVRYAMENPNSYVHSNIAGLVTLLEACKSADPQPAVVWASSSSVYGLNEKVPFSESDRTDQPASLYAATKKAGEEIAHTYNHIYGLSITGLRFFTVYGPWGRPDMAYFSFTRNILQGKPITIYRGKNRADLARDFTYIDDIVKGCIGSLDTSRKSTGSGGKKRGPAPYRIFNLGNTSPVTVPTLVSILERHLKVKAKRNIVDMPGNGDVPFTHANISHARRELGYKPTTDLQTGLKKFVKWYLSYYGYNHGKPVN; encoded by the exons ATGCCCTCGATACAGGATGAGCTGCTGCCGTCGACGCCGGGCAAGTTCAAGATCGACCACCGGGGTTCCCACCACCGGCAGCTCCACCGCTGCTTCGCCTCCACCAGCACAATGTTCCTATGGGCCCTCTTCCTAATCGCACTCACCGCCTCCTACCTCAGCTTCCAGAGCTTCATCGACACCGGCAACCGCTACTTCGCCGCCTCCTGGGGCGGCATCCAGTGGGAGCGCCAGGTCAGGAACTCCGCCCAGATCCACCGCTCCGGCGGCATGTCCGTTCTCGTCACCGGCGCAGCGGGCTTCGTCGGAACCCACGTGTCCCTCGCCCTCAAGAAGCGTGGGGATGGCGTCGTCGGCCTTGACAACTTTAACAGCTACTACGATCCGTCACTAAAGAAGGCCCGCAAGGCCATGCTCCAGGACCACGGCGTGTTCGTCGTCGAAGGGGATATCAACGACACCCGCCTCCTCGCTAAGCTTTTCGATGTCGTCGCCTTCACCCACGTCATGCACCTCGCCGCTCAGGCCGGTGTTAG GTATGCGATGGAGAACCCGAACTCGTACGTGCACAGCAACATCGCGGGTTTGGTGACCCTGCTGGAGGCCTGCAAGTCAGCTGACCCACAGCCCGCGGTTGTCTGGGCATCGTCGAGCTCCGTCTATGGCCTCAATGAGAAGGTGCCCTTCTCCGAGTCGGACAGGACCGACCAGCCAGCGAGCTTGTATGCCGCCACCAAGAAGGCTGGGGAGGAGATCGCCCACACCTACAACCACATCTACGGGCTGTCCATCACGGGTCTCCGCTTCTTCACTGTGTATGGCCCGTGGGGCAGACCCGACATGGCCTACTTCTCGTTCACCCGGAACATCCTGCAGGGGAAGCCCATCACAATCTACCGGGGCAAGAACCGGGCGGACCTTGCAAGGGACTTCACCTACATTGACGACATAGTGAAGGGGTGTATCGGGTCGCTTGACACCTCAAGGAAGAGCACAGGGTCCGGGGGCAAGAAGAGGGGGCCTGCGCCGTACCGGATCTTCAACCTTGGGAACACATCCCCCGTTACGGTCCCGACCCTTGTGAGCATACTTGAGAGGCATCTAAAGGTGAAGGCGAAGAGGAACATAGTAGACATGCCTGGGAATGGGGACGTCCCATTCACCCACGCCAACATCAGCCACGCGCGGCGGGAGCTCGGCTACAAGCCGACGACGGACCTGCAAACGGGGCTGAAGAAATTTGTTAAGTGGTACTTATCTTATTATGGATACAATCACGGCAAGCCtgtaaattga